In Stutzerimonas stutzeri, a genomic segment contains:
- a CDS encoding ankyrin repeat domain-containing protein, whose translation MTDQPNTRPELDDAALAFAEGVFESTRKGDASRLADLLGRGLPANIRNHNGDSLLMLASYHGHLDASRVLLEHGADPQLCNDKGQSPLAGAAFKGNLEMTRLLLDHGANVESASPDGKTALMMAAMFNRSEIVELLLARGADLTRSDVNGMTALAAAQAMGAQDTPRLLADALATRC comes from the coding sequence ATGACGGATCAACCGAACACCAGGCCCGAGCTGGACGACGCTGCATTGGCCTTCGCCGAAGGGGTATTCGAAAGCACGCGTAAGGGCGATGCCTCACGACTGGCCGACCTGCTCGGACGCGGCTTGCCCGCCAACATCCGCAACCACAATGGTGACAGCTTGCTGATGCTCGCCAGCTATCACGGCCATCTGGACGCCTCGCGAGTATTGCTTGAGCACGGTGCCGACCCCCAGTTGTGCAACGACAAGGGCCAGAGTCCCCTGGCCGGAGCTGCTTTCAAGGGCAACCTGGAAATGACTCGACTGCTGCTCGATCATGGCGCCAATGTCGAAAGCGCTTCGCCCGATGGCAAAACTGCGCTGATGATGGCTGCCATGTTCAACCGCAGCGAAATTGTGGAGTTATTGTTGGCGCGCGGTGCGGACTTGACTCGCTCCGACGTGAACGGCATGACCGCCTTGGCAGCGGCACAAGCCATGGGCGCGCAGGATACGCCCCGGTTGCTCGCCGACGCGCTGGCCACGCGATGCTGA
- a CDS encoding substrate-binding periplasmic protein has product MRALALAVSFLIPSVAAFAEQAPLRFSISDSSTMPMISFDNGQPNGGILHELHRSIAEKLGRKAEQQVVSRTRVQSLLVNGEVDVNCYTNPAWLAIELPNYRWSVPFMAQQTVLVARAETTATDLAHLHGERIGTVLGFYYPDVDALFLNGTLTRDDARTEYQGLMKLEAGRIRYAVSTQVAVDWFNRNRPENTRLKTVDQINEFSVHCVVRDEPDVPAAEILNAMQELKKAGTFDAILSRYR; this is encoded by the coding sequence ATGCGCGCTCTGGCCCTTGCGGTGTCTTTTCTGATTCCTAGCGTCGCGGCGTTTGCGGAGCAGGCGCCCTTGCGGTTCTCAATCAGCGACAGTTCAACCATGCCGATGATCAGCTTCGACAACGGTCAGCCTAACGGGGGCATTCTCCACGAACTTCACCGAAGCATTGCTGAGAAACTGGGACGAAAAGCCGAACAGCAAGTAGTTTCGCGCACACGCGTCCAGTCGCTATTGGTCAATGGCGAGGTTGACGTGAACTGTTATACGAATCCTGCCTGGCTTGCGATTGAACTCCCGAACTACCGTTGGAGTGTCCCCTTCATGGCTCAACAAACCGTGCTGGTGGCGCGAGCTGAGACCACTGCCACTGATCTGGCGCACCTGCATGGCGAACGGATAGGCACAGTCCTGGGCTTTTATTATCCGGACGTGGACGCGCTGTTTCTCAACGGAACACTGACCCGCGACGACGCTCGAACCGAGTATCAGGGCTTGATGAAGCTCGAGGCTGGCCGTATACGCTACGCCGTGAGCACACAGGTCGCGGTCGATTGGTTCAATCGAAACCGGCCAGAAAACACCAGGTTGAAGACCGTTGACCAAATCAACGAGTTTTCGGTCCACTGCGTCGTTCGCGATGAGCCAGACGTGCCCGCCGCGGAAATACTGAATGCGATGCAAGAACTGAAGAAGGCTGGCACCTTCGACGCGATTTTGTCGAGGTACCGCTGA
- a CDS encoding MFS transporter, which translates to MIQVNATGKPILSARAILLIELALAMGGFAIGTGEFAIMGLMPNVAQGLGISEPQVGHVISTYALGVVVGAPLLAILGSRLFRRHLLLLLMSFFALGNFASAMAPDYQSLMVFRFIAGLPHGAYFGVAMLVAASMVAPDQRAKAVSRVLAGLTIAMLIGNPIATWLGQWLSWRWAFGLVGLIALLTVLLVAIFLPLDRSEPRNNPMRELRDFNRKPVWLALAISSIGFAGMFCVFSYLAPTLLEVTGVSEYWIPVGLAAFGLGGIVGNIFGGWLFDKLRFKAIAWLLLWSIFVLLVFPFATHSLWTILPAAFAVGTMVSLSPALQTHLMDVAADAQTLAAASNHSAFNVANALGPWLGGVAISAGLGWTSTGYIGAATGAVGLLVFWWAWTSREEGEENPNTAITCD; encoded by the coding sequence ATGATCCAAGTGAATGCCACAGGCAAGCCGATACTTTCGGCGCGCGCGATCCTGTTGATAGAACTGGCCTTGGCCATGGGTGGTTTTGCCATCGGCACGGGAGAGTTCGCCATCATGGGGCTGATGCCCAACGTCGCGCAGGGGCTGGGCATCAGCGAGCCGCAGGTCGGCCACGTGATCAGCACCTACGCGCTGGGGGTGGTGGTCGGTGCGCCGCTGCTGGCGATCCTCGGCTCGCGGCTGTTCCGCCGGCATCTGCTGTTGCTGCTGATGAGCTTCTTCGCGCTGGGTAATTTCGCCAGCGCCATGGCTCCGGACTATCAATCGTTGATGGTGTTCCGCTTCATCGCCGGGCTGCCCCACGGCGCCTATTTCGGCGTTGCGATGCTGGTCGCTGCATCAATGGTCGCACCGGATCAACGTGCCAAAGCGGTCAGCCGAGTGCTGGCCGGGCTGACCATCGCCATGCTGATCGGCAACCCCATCGCGACGTGGCTGGGGCAGTGGCTGAGCTGGCGTTGGGCGTTCGGCCTGGTGGGGCTCATCGCGCTGCTGACGGTGCTGCTGGTGGCCATCTTCCTGCCTCTTGACCGCAGCGAGCCACGTAACAACCCGATGCGCGAACTGCGCGATTTCAATCGCAAACCGGTGTGGCTGGCGCTGGCCATCAGCTCGATCGGCTTTGCCGGCATGTTCTGCGTATTCAGTTACCTGGCGCCGACCCTGCTGGAGGTTACCGGCGTCAGCGAATACTGGATTCCGGTGGGCCTGGCGGCCTTCGGCCTGGGTGGTATCGTCGGCAATATCTTCGGCGGCTGGCTATTCGACAAGCTGCGCTTCAAAGCAATCGCCTGGCTATTGCTCTGGAGCATTTTCGTCCTGCTGGTATTCCCCTTCGCCACCCATTCACTGTGGACCATCCTGCCGGCGGCCTTCGCGGTGGGCACCATGGTCTCGCTGTCGCCCGCGCTGCAGACGCACCTGATGGACGTTGCCGCCGATGCGCAGACGCTGGCCGCAGCCTCCAACCATTCGGCATTCAACGTTGCCAACGCGCTCGGCCCGTGGCTTGGCGGGGTGGCCATCAGCGCGGGTCTGGGCTGGACCTCTACCGGCTACATCGGCGCCGCGACCGGTGCCGTCGGCCTGCTGGTGTTCTGGTGGGCCTGGACGTCGCGCGAAGAAGGTGAAGAGAACCCAAATACAGCCATCACCTGCGATTGA
- a CDS encoding SIMPL domain-containing protein — protein sequence MTSARIGLLPALLIAAAVAFAGWSVGQGVERFRMADRSVTVKGLAERDVQSDFAVWTVGFRRAGNDFASVQQNLSEDRSRVVAFLREQGFEDDEIEVRPLQVQDLLAREWAPQEIAMRFNGSGQVLVKSARVEAVGKAANGVDPLIQAGIQLDTEQNGVSGPRYQLRGFNDLKPALLEDATRNAREQATKFAEDAGARLGELKNANQGVIRVLDDDGSDMDTGRTPGKRLRVVSTFEYALQ from the coding sequence GTGACTTCAGCACGCATCGGTTTGCTACCCGCCCTGTTGATTGCCGCCGCTGTGGCTTTTGCAGGATGGTCGGTGGGGCAGGGGGTCGAGCGTTTTCGTATGGCCGATCGCTCGGTAACGGTCAAAGGGCTGGCAGAGCGCGACGTACAAAGTGATTTTGCTGTCTGGACAGTTGGCTTCCGTCGCGCCGGCAACGATTTCGCCAGCGTTCAGCAGAACCTCTCCGAGGACCGCAGCCGGGTGGTCGCCTTCCTGCGCGAGCAAGGCTTCGAAGATGACGAGATCGAGGTGCGCCCGTTGCAGGTGCAAGACCTGTTGGCGCGTGAATGGGCGCCGCAGGAGATCGCCATGCGCTTCAACGGCAGCGGTCAGGTACTGGTCAAGTCGGCGCGTGTCGAGGCGGTCGGCAAGGCTGCCAACGGTGTCGATCCGCTGATCCAGGCCGGCATCCAGCTCGATACCGAACAGAACGGCGTCAGCGGGCCGCGTTATCAGCTGCGCGGCTTCAACGACCTCAAGCCGGCCTTGCTGGAAGACGCCACGCGCAACGCTCGCGAGCAGGCAACCAAGTTCGCCGAAGACGCTGGCGCACGGCTGGGCGAACTAAAAAACGCCAACCAGGGCGTGATCCGCGTGCTCGACGACGACGGCAGCGATATGGACACCGGTCGTACGCCAGGCAAGCGCCTGCGGGTGGTCAGTACTTTCGAATACGCCTTGCAGTAG
- a CDS encoding alpha/beta hydrolase encodes MSRLPFFRTRARALASLFIATMLAVLPVGCSLLEQKERELVFRIEPGTASWYRGLPNEVQELELSTPAFGDSQNIHAWWWPANQADAPALLYLHGSRWNLTGHLFRLEQIRSLGFSVLAIDYRGFGQSLGELPSEASVYEDARIAWDHLKTLQPDAAKRLIYGHSLGGAVAVDLAAELGRDAERRGEAPEARALIIESTFTTLADVATEVADTAWPIRWLISQKFDSIDKIDQVGMPLLLVHGTRDQYVPARFSEELYAAARQPKQLLLIEGGNHNNAMRMGRQAYTEAIEQLLLQAPDRHASGAPSLAERQDAKG; translated from the coding sequence ATGTCGAGACTGCCGTTTTTTCGCACCAGAGCCCGTGCCCTTGCTTCACTGTTCATCGCCACAATGCTGGCCGTCTTGCCGGTCGGCTGCTCGTTGCTGGAGCAGAAGGAGCGAGAGCTGGTGTTTCGTATCGAACCCGGTACTGCCAGTTGGTATCGCGGCCTGCCGAACGAAGTTCAGGAGTTGGAGCTGAGCACACCAGCCTTCGGTGACAGCCAGAACATCCATGCCTGGTGGTGGCCAGCAAACCAGGCGGATGCGCCGGCACTGCTCTACCTGCATGGCTCGCGCTGGAACCTCACCGGCCATCTGTTCCGCCTCGAGCAGATCCGCTCGTTGGGGTTCTCGGTGCTGGCGATCGATTACCGCGGCTTTGGCCAGAGCCTTGGCGAGCTGCCGTCTGAAGCCAGCGTTTATGAAGACGCACGCATCGCCTGGGACCACCTGAAAACGCTCCAGCCTGACGCTGCCAAACGTTTGATTTACGGCCACTCGCTAGGCGGCGCGGTCGCGGTTGATCTCGCCGCCGAGCTGGGCCGTGACGCCGAGCGCCGTGGTGAAGCACCGGAGGCACGCGCGCTGATTATCGAGTCCACCTTTACCACGCTCGCCGACGTGGCCACGGAAGTCGCCGATACCGCCTGGCCGATCCGCTGGTTGATCTCACAGAAGTTTGATTCCATCGACAAGATCGACCAGGTCGGCATGCCGCTGCTGCTGGTACATGGCACTCGGGACCAGTACGTGCCAGCACGCTTCAGCGAAGAACTGTACGCGGCTGCCCGGCAACCCAAGCAGCTGCTGCTGATCGAGGGCGGCAACCACAACAACGCCATGCGCATGGGCCGTCAGGCTTACACCGAGGCCATCGAGCAATTGCTCCTGCAAGCACCGGATCGACACGCCAGCGGTGCCCCCTCACTTGCGGAGCGGCAGGACGCGAAGGGCTAA
- a CDS encoding alpha/beta fold hydrolase, with translation MTQNILLQCRDGYQLAAQLWQPPGEARGSVIISSATGVLARYYARYAGFLCEQGYAVLTYDYRGIGGSRPASLRRSRIRWRDWGDYDFDAAVRWMRERDPNGLLVAVGHSIGGFLPGFSRAAPQVDRFLSVGAQYAYWRDYAAAQRWQMYIRWHLLMPAVTALCGYFPGRRLGWLEDLPTGVALEWAFRRARLESSYPFHERAEVVQRFAAVRAPILAVSMTDDEYGTLPAIERGLSYYRNSVKEHVRLSPADLGLARVGHFDLFHERHRQSFWQATVVWIDEGRNPWTTEPAETPNRQVC, from the coding sequence ATGACACAGAATATTCTTCTGCAATGCCGCGATGGTTATCAGCTTGCCGCTCAGCTCTGGCAACCACCTGGCGAGGCACGTGGTTCGGTGATCATCAGTAGCGCGACCGGTGTGCTGGCACGCTATTACGCCCGGTATGCCGGTTTTCTCTGCGAGCAGGGCTATGCGGTGCTGACTTACGACTATCGCGGTATCGGCGGATCGCGGCCGGCGAGTCTGCGTCGCTCCCGTATTCGCTGGCGTGACTGGGGTGATTATGACTTCGATGCCGCCGTGCGTTGGATGCGCGAGCGCGATCCGAACGGCTTGCTGGTGGCCGTGGGGCACAGCATTGGGGGCTTTCTACCTGGTTTTTCACGTGCCGCGCCGCAAGTGGACCGCTTTCTCAGCGTCGGCGCGCAATACGCCTATTGGCGGGACTACGCCGCGGCGCAGCGCTGGCAAATGTATATCAGATGGCACCTGCTCATGCCGGCGGTGACAGCGCTGTGTGGATATTTTCCGGGGCGGCGGCTGGGCTGGCTGGAGGACTTGCCGACCGGAGTGGCGCTGGAATGGGCGTTTCGCCGGGCGCGCCTGGAGAGCAGCTATCCGTTCCATGAGCGGGCCGAGGTGGTGCAACGCTTCGCTGCGGTCCGCGCGCCGATCCTCGCAGTGAGCATGACGGATGACGAATACGGCACCTTGCCCGCCATAGAAAGGGGGTTAAGTTATTACCGTAACAGCGTCAAAGAGCACGTGCGGCTCAGCCCCGCCGATCTGGGCCTGGCGCGTGTCGGGCATTTCGATCTGTTCCATGAGCGTCACCGGCAGAGCTTCTGGCAGGCGACGGTGGTCTGGATTGATGAAGGCCGCAATCCCTGGACGACGGAGCCGGCCGAAACGCCCAATCGCCAAGTCTGCTGA
- a CDS encoding response regulator produces MPSKPVVADDALPQTRLSEAVSGRVALVVVARLPRPSLSARMTCTGRLPPFCYLKDFMRILLVEDDPILALIAACALEEEGHQIVGPAYDDQQALALVESQGADIALVDINLAGHDEGVSLVRNLRQRHGIASVFVSGQPEAARKNADVALGLLRKPYEPSDLARCVDVAQAILEGGAPLPTPLPATLEIFSSGYINDPKGAGT; encoded by the coding sequence ATGCCGAGTAAGCCCGTCGTTGCGGACGATGCTCTGCCGCAGACACGCCTGAGCGAAGCAGTGAGCGGTCGCGTTGCGCTTGTGGTCGTTGCTAGACTGCCGCGTCCGTCTTTATCCGCCCGGATGACATGCACGGGACGGCTACCACCCTTCTGCTATCTAAAGGATTTCATGCGTATTTTGTTGGTTGAGGATGATCCCATACTCGCGTTGATAGCGGCCTGCGCACTAGAAGAGGAAGGGCACCAGATCGTCGGTCCCGCCTATGACGACCAACAAGCCCTGGCGCTTGTCGAGAGCCAAGGTGCAGATATCGCCTTGGTCGATATCAACCTTGCAGGCCATGACGAAGGGGTATCGCTTGTGCGCAACCTGCGCCAGCGGCATGGCATCGCCTCGGTGTTTGTCAGCGGCCAGCCCGAGGCAGCGCGCAAGAATGCGGACGTCGCACTAGGATTGCTGCGCAAGCCATACGAACCGAGCGATCTGGCCCGTTGTGTAGACGTTGCGCAGGCTATTTTGGAAGGCGGTGCGCCGTTGCCAACGCCCCTGCCGGCTACATTGGAGATCTTTTCCAGTGGCTACATCAACGATCCCAAAGGAGCCGGAACATGA
- a CDS encoding sensor histidine kinase, translating into MIKTEGPKDGQPDGMGEREFRELADNAPVMIWRSGTDKLCDWFNKPWQDYVGKTLEQLFGYGWAEDVHPDDFDRCVATYNDAFDARESFTMPYRLRGRDGVYRWFLDNGAPFFRNGEFAGYFGSCVDITEQRELEEHQRVLLAELNHRVKNNLQLIIAFLQLSKNRASGEEAKTLLQGAISRIHGVGAVQNELHKFTSGTVDLADYLPNLARNVLRIESGETATLVSEAQTVKVPFQIASNLGLIINELVINAIKHGGVNRVNLIVRQLEPGMAEIYVADQGPGFSEADLHSNASRGGAKGMELIDALARSCKATVTRSTDNGAKVSICFPC; encoded by the coding sequence ATGATCAAAACGGAAGGACCCAAAGACGGGCAGCCGGACGGCATGGGCGAGCGCGAGTTTCGCGAATTGGCGGATAACGCCCCGGTGATGATCTGGCGGTCAGGCACCGACAAACTCTGCGATTGGTTCAACAAACCTTGGCAGGATTATGTTGGCAAGACGCTCGAACAATTGTTCGGTTATGGCTGGGCGGAAGACGTCCATCCAGACGACTTCGATCGCTGCGTAGCCACCTATAACGATGCTTTCGATGCGCGCGAATCATTCACCATGCCCTACCGCCTGCGCGGTCGCGATGGCGTCTATCGCTGGTTTCTGGACAACGGCGCGCCCTTCTTCCGCAATGGTGAATTCGCTGGTTATTTCGGCAGTTGCGTCGACATCACCGAGCAACGTGAGCTTGAAGAGCATCAGCGTGTGCTGCTGGCCGAGCTCAACCATCGGGTGAAGAACAATCTGCAGCTGATTATCGCCTTCCTCCAGCTGTCGAAGAATCGCGCCAGCGGCGAAGAAGCCAAGACCCTTCTGCAAGGTGCAATCAGCCGCATCCACGGTGTTGGCGCGGTGCAGAACGAGCTACACAAGTTCACCAGCGGCACGGTCGACCTCGCCGACTACCTGCCGAACCTGGCGCGCAATGTTTTGCGTATCGAAAGCGGCGAAACCGCAACGCTGGTGAGCGAAGCGCAAACAGTCAAGGTTCCGTTCCAGATCGCGTCCAACCTCGGTCTGATCATCAACGAACTGGTGATCAACGCCATCAAGCATGGCGGGGTGAACCGCGTGAACCTTATCGTCCGGCAGTTAGAGCCGGGGATGGCTGAAATATATGTTGCCGATCAGGGTCCTGGCTTCAGCGAAGCGGACCTCCACAGCAACGCGTCACGCGGTGGAGCCAAAGGCATGGAGTTGATCGACGCATTGGCGCGCAGCTGCAAGGCAACGGTCACGCGAAGCACTGACAACGGCGCCAAGGTCAGCATCTGCTTCCCCTGCTGA
- a CDS encoding SLC13 family permease — translation MQSDQLIVFAVLAATLGLFVWNRWRYDIVALGALLVVTLAGIVPPEKAFMGLGHPAVITVAAVLVLSRGLLNGGVVDSLARHLTRVGDRPWIQVLTLTGIVALCSGFMNNVGALALFMPVAVWMSRQSGRSPSYLLMPLAFGSLLGGTLTLIGTPPNIIIAGYRREVGETPFGMFDFLPVGLAITAAGVLFITLLWRLTPRRENQSGDQELFEISAYLTELKLPAGSKYAGRTLRDLLVAGGEEADVMVIALVRAGRHQRMPSTYEVLHDDDVLLVEADSDSLKNFLDVTHLQLAAEADSKAEAQEKAELDNQSKKNGDPKKQTETEDAKNDQRGERALAEAIVTPGSSLVGTTATGLALRERHGVNILAVARQGHRLQQRLGKIRFAVGDILLLQAREEQLQSTLSNLGCLPLASRGLRITAPRQVLLASSIFAGALMLIALGLMPSAIALVGAALVMVLVGLVPAGDIYKSIDMSIIVLIAAMLPIGEALETTGGSRLIADALLQIGQAAPPAATVAILMVGVMLLSNVVNNAAAAVLAAPVAISLSRGMEASADPLLMAVAIGASCAFLTPIGHQSNTLVMAPGGYRFGDYWRLGLPLSILVVLVAVPVILWFWPL, via the coding sequence ATGCAAAGCGATCAGCTGATCGTATTCGCCGTGCTAGCCGCAACCCTGGGGCTGTTCGTGTGGAATCGCTGGCGTTACGACATCGTGGCGCTCGGCGCCCTGCTGGTGGTCACCCTGGCCGGCATTGTGCCGCCCGAGAAAGCCTTCATGGGCCTCGGGCATCCCGCAGTCATCACTGTCGCTGCCGTATTGGTGCTCAGCCGCGGCCTGCTCAATGGTGGTGTGGTGGATTCACTGGCACGTCACCTGACCCGAGTTGGTGACCGGCCCTGGATTCAAGTGCTGACACTCACGGGCATCGTCGCGCTGTGCTCGGGCTTCATGAACAACGTCGGCGCGCTGGCGCTGTTCATGCCGGTCGCCGTGTGGATGTCGCGCCAGAGTGGCCGCTCGCCTTCCTACTTGCTGATGCCGCTGGCGTTCGGCTCGTTGCTCGGCGGCACGCTGACGTTGATCGGTACGCCGCCCAACATCATCATTGCCGGCTATCGGCGCGAAGTCGGCGAAACGCCGTTCGGCATGTTCGATTTCCTTCCCGTGGGCCTGGCGATCACCGCAGCCGGCGTGTTGTTCATTACCCTGCTCTGGCGCCTGACTCCGCGTCGCGAGAACCAGAGCGGTGATCAGGAGCTGTTCGAAATCAGCGCCTACCTGACGGAGCTCAAGCTTCCCGCGGGCAGCAAGTACGCCGGCCGCACCTTGCGCGACCTTCTCGTTGCGGGCGGCGAAGAAGCCGATGTAATGGTTATCGCCCTCGTGCGTGCCGGACGGCATCAACGCATGCCTTCCACGTACGAAGTGCTGCACGACGACGACGTTTTGCTGGTCGAAGCCGACTCCGACAGCCTCAAGAACTTTCTCGACGTGACGCATCTGCAATTGGCCGCCGAGGCCGACAGCAAAGCGGAGGCACAAGAAAAAGCCGAGCTGGACAACCAGTCAAAGAAAAACGGGGACCCGAAAAAGCAGACCGAGACCGAGGATGCAAAGAACGATCAACGCGGTGAACGAGCGTTAGCCGAGGCCATCGTCACCCCCGGCTCGTCTTTGGTGGGTACGACTGCGACGGGCCTTGCGCTGCGTGAGCGGCATGGGGTGAACATCCTTGCGGTAGCACGCCAAGGGCACCGCCTCCAGCAACGACTGGGCAAGATCCGCTTCGCTGTGGGCGACATCTTGCTTCTGCAGGCCCGAGAGGAGCAGCTGCAATCGACCCTGAGCAATCTCGGCTGCCTGCCGCTTGCCTCACGCGGCCTGCGTATTACTGCGCCGCGCCAGGTGTTATTGGCCAGCAGCATTTTTGCGGGCGCGCTGATGCTCATCGCATTAGGCCTGATGCCATCGGCAATCGCGCTGGTAGGCGCTGCGTTGGTGATGGTTCTGGTTGGGCTGGTGCCGGCCGGCGATATCTACAAGAGCATCGACATGTCGATCATTGTTCTGATTGCCGCAATGCTGCCGATTGGCGAAGCGCTGGAAACCACTGGCGGCTCGCGTCTGATTGCCGATGCACTGTTGCAAATCGGCCAAGCCGCGCCGCCGGCCGCCACCGTGGCGATTCTAATGGTGGGCGTGATGCTGCTGTCCAACGTGGTCAACAATGCCGCCGCTGCTGTGCTCGCCGCACCGGTGGCGATCAGCCTTTCACGCGGCATGGAAGCTTCCGCCGATCCCTTGCTGATGGCGGTGGCGATCGGCGCTTCCTGCGCCTTTCTAACACCCATCGGTCATCAGTCCAACACCCTGGTCATGGCGCCAGGCGGCTACCGCTTCGGTGACTATTGGCGTCTGGGGCTGCCGCTTTCGATTCTGGTCGTGTTGGTGGCCGTGCCTGTAATTCTCTGGTTCTGGCCGCTCTGA
- a CDS encoding alpha/beta fold hydrolase produces MKRAISSLMFAAGLTIAPVLHAEQQPTYGPHLEGFEYPHPIKRFEFSSQRQPLTMAYMDVPPAGKGNGRTVVLMHGKNFCAATWEESIAVLSQNGYRVIAADQIGFCGSSKPEAYQFSFAQLAHNTRALLKSLDVEKVTVIGHSMGGMLASRFALNYPQMVEQLVLVNPIGLEDWQAEGVPYAPIEQLYQSELKTDFEKIKAYQQKFYYNGSWKPRYDRWVNMLAGMYAGDGKEIVAWNQAQTSDMVFTQPVIHDFDTLSVPTLLLIGGKDRTAPGANRAPDEVAERLGNYPELGRRAAAMIPNATLMPFPELGHSPQVEAPAVFHKALLRGLDKVR; encoded by the coding sequence GTGAAACGAGCCATATCCTCCCTGATGTTCGCCGCCGGGCTGACCATCGCCCCCGTGCTGCACGCTGAACAACAGCCGACCTACGGGCCGCACCTTGAAGGGTTTGAGTATCCCCATCCGATCAAGCGCTTCGAGTTTTCGTCTCAGCGCCAGCCTTTGACCATGGCGTACATGGACGTGCCCCCAGCGGGCAAAGGCAATGGGCGAACGGTCGTGCTGATGCACGGCAAGAACTTCTGTGCGGCGACTTGGGAGGAGAGCATCGCGGTGCTCTCGCAGAACGGTTATCGAGTGATTGCGGCCGATCAGATCGGTTTTTGCGGCTCCAGCAAGCCTGAGGCTTACCAGTTCAGCTTTGCGCAGCTGGCACACAACACCCGGGCGCTGCTGAAGTCGCTGGATGTGGAGAAGGTCACCGTCATAGGTCATTCCATGGGCGGCATGCTGGCGTCACGGTTCGCGCTCAATTATCCGCAGATGGTCGAGCAACTGGTGCTGGTCAACCCCATCGGTCTGGAGGACTGGCAAGCCGAAGGCGTCCCCTATGCGCCCATCGAGCAGCTGTATCAGAGCGAGCTCAAAACCGACTTCGAGAAGATCAAGGCCTACCAGCAGAAGTTCTACTACAACGGCAGCTGGAAGCCGCGGTACGACCGCTGGGTGAACATGCTGGCCGGAATGTACGCCGGTGACGGCAAGGAAATCGTGGCCTGGAACCAGGCGCAGACGTCCGACATGGTCTTCACCCAGCCGGTGATCCATGACTTCGACACGCTGAGTGTGCCCACTCTGTTGCTGATCGGTGGCAAAGACCGCACCGCACCGGGCGCGAACCGTGCTCCGGACGAGGTCGCCGAACGCCTCGGCAACTATCCCGAACTGGGCCGGCGAGCCGCTGCGATGATTCCCAACGCAACGTTGATGCCATTTCCAGAGCTTGGGCATTCACCGCAGGTCGAGGCGCCGGCGGTGTTTCACAAAGCCTTACTGCGCGGGCTGGACAAGGTTCGCTGA